A single genomic interval of Bacteroidales bacterium harbors:
- a CDS encoding L-serine ammonia-lyase, protein MESIKTIYKIGYGPSSSHTMGPRKAAEQFIQKHPNYTAYRVTLYGSLAATGKGHLTDVAIKNVFDEKGKPIEIVWRADVFLKKHPNAMEFEALNETNEPVVQWKAYSIGGGSIMGEEDDAESINHIYPFKNLNAILKYCHENGLQIWEMVDQFESNEIWDYLAEVWAVMQECIQRGLENEGVIPGVLKLPRKAANFHIKANGFTSSMRKRALLYSYALAVSEENACGGKVVTAPTCGSSGVIPSVLYYLKTEHGFSDKKILRALATAGIIGLIIKKNASISGAEVGCQGEVGTACAMASAATTQLFGGSIFQIETSAEMGLEHHLGLTCDPVAGLVQIPCIERNAFAAARALDNNAFAILGDGRHRISFDTVVETMKRTGHDLPKIYRETSEGGLAKFLNKYQHEF, encoded by the coding sequence ATGGAAAGCATTAAAACCATTTATAAAATTGGTTATGGTCCATCGAGTAGCCATACCATGGGTCCCAGAAAAGCTGCCGAACAATTTATTCAAAAACATCCCAATTACACTGCCTATCGAGTTACCTTATACGGAAGTCTTGCAGCAACTGGCAAGGGACACCTTACCGATGTTGCCATAAAAAATGTTTTCGACGAAAAAGGTAAACCTATCGAAATTGTTTGGCGTGCCGACGTTTTTTTAAAAAAACATCCTAATGCTATGGAATTTGAAGCGTTAAACGAGACCAACGAACCTGTCGTTCAATGGAAAGCCTATAGCATTGGCGGTGGAAGCATTATGGGCGAAGAAGATGATGCTGAAAGTATAAACCATATTTATCCTTTTAAAAATTTGAATGCAATCTTAAAATATTGCCACGAAAACGGACTTCAAATTTGGGAAATGGTAGATCAGTTTGAAAGCAATGAGATTTGGGATTACTTAGCAGAAGTTTGGGCTGTTATGCAAGAGTGTATTCAACGGGGGCTTGAAAACGAAGGTGTTATACCGGGTGTATTAAAACTTCCACGTAAAGCAGCCAATTTTCATATTAAAGCAAATGGTTTTACGAGTTCAATGCGAAAACGAGCTTTGTTATACTCCTATGCTTTGGCTGTTTCTGAGGAAAATGCTTGTGGTGGTAAAGTTGTTACCGCACCGACCTGTGGAAGCAGTGGAGTAATCCCTTCGGTTCTGTATTATCTTAAAACAGAACATGGTTTTTCAGATAAAAAAATCTTGAGGGCCTTAGCCACAGCAGGCATTATCGGGCTAATTATTAAAAAAAATGCAAGTATCTCAGGTGCCGAAGTAGGTTGCCAAGGCGAAGTAGGCACTGCATGTGCAATGGCATCGGCTGCCACAACACAACTTTTTGGTGGTTCAATTTTTCAAATCGAAACCAGTGCCGAAATGGGATTGGAACATCATTTAGGCTTAACCTGCGACCCCGTTGCCGGGTTGGTGCAAATACCCTGCATAGAACGAAATGCTTTTGCTGCAGCACGAGCATTAGACAACAATGCTTTTGCCATTTTAGGCGATGGCCGGCACAGAATAAGCTTCGATACCGTTGTAGAAACCATGAAACGAACAGGGCACGATTTGCCCAAAATATACCGCGAAACCTCCGAGGGAGGACTTGCCAAGTTTTTGAACAAATATCAACACGAGTTTTAA
- a CDS encoding OmpA family protein produces MIKKIKLANIVVVISLLCTLKSFSQECPEPEKKAQKLFEQSQEAYQKRNPELAYKLLTEAVREDPNFAKAYLILADVNVQRSNQATNGNSALQYKNNAINYYVKAADACPSIDNYRACYEAAYYYYHEKKYDKAKPYLEKFIANAKNSPQITEAQNMKKHIDVYLDLINHPVPFNPIKVEGVSGPDDEFLPLISPDDELMFYTHRINKVNELGTTQKFDVFTVATRDKNKEVFSANQPMPAPFNQNTNNNQGAVSITIDNNHLYVTICEGPNCDIWVSDYEDGSWSQLRNLGASINGRRSWESQPSISSDGKMLFFASIRPGNIGFELDNPETQTSDIWMSQQDANGNWLPAKNLGPIINTPGNEKSPYIHSDSKTLYFSSDGHYGVGGYDIYYSKMLPNGKWSEPKNIGYPINTENDEIGFIVSTNGKKAYFSSNKLNDSKGYDIYSFDLYNEARPTEVVFYKGQVKDEEGNPLEDAKVVIKNVTEQRTSEAMVDKLTGKYAVVIPVEKPNDDFILMVKKKDYAFTSNYIKADELKRDKPVEVNFEVKPIEEGKTVKINNIYFASNSAVFEKSSLVVLDNFLEFLNENPTVCFEIHGHTDNVGDDNSNLILSEKRAKAVAEYLILNGLDPKRITATKGFGETKPVASNDTEAGRSLNRRTEFMIVKK; encoded by the coding sequence ATGATAAAAAAAATAAAACTTGCAAATATTGTTGTAGTAATATCATTGCTTTGCACGCTTAAAAGCTTTTCGCAAGAATGCCCCGAACCCGAAAAAAAAGCCCAAAAGCTTTTTGAACAATCGCAAGAAGCTTATCAAAAAAGGAATCCGGAGCTTGCCTATAAACTATTGACCGAAGCAGTTCGCGAAGACCCTAACTTTGCCAAAGCCTATCTTATATTAGCCGATGTTAATGTGCAACGAAGCAATCAAGCCACAAATGGTAACTCTGCTCTCCAATACAAAAACAATGCTATCAATTATTATGTTAAAGCTGCCGATGCGTGCCCATCGATTGACAACTATCGTGCCTGCTATGAAGCGGCATATTATTATTACCACGAAAAAAAATACGATAAAGCTAAGCCTTACCTCGAAAAATTTATAGCAAATGCCAAAAATTCTCCTCAAATAACCGAAGCCCAAAACATGAAGAAACATATCGATGTATATTTAGACCTTATCAATCATCCAGTTCCCTTTAATCCTATTAAAGTAGAAGGTGTAAGCGGACCCGATGATGAATTTCTGCCACTCATAAGCCCCGACGATGAACTCATGTTTTATACCCACCGCATAAATAAAGTAAACGAGCTTGGTACTACTCAAAAATTCGATGTTTTTACAGTAGCCACTCGCGACAAAAACAAAGAAGTTTTTTCGGCAAACCAACCCATGCCTGCACCATTTAATCAAAATACCAACAACAACCAAGGAGCTGTTAGCATCACCATCGACAACAACCACCTTTATGTTACTATTTGCGAAGGTCCCAATTGCGATATTTGGGTTTCTGATTACGAAGACGGTAGCTGGAGTCAATTACGCAATTTAGGTGCTTCTATAAATGGACGTCGTTCGTGGGAAAGTCAACCTTCAATATCATCTGACGGTAAAATGCTCTTTTTTGCAAGCATCCGTCCGGGCAATATTGGCTTTGAATTAGATAACCCTGAAACACAAACCAGCGATATATGGATGTCTCAACAAGATGCTAATGGTAATTGGCTACCTGCCAAAAATTTAGGACCTATTATAAACACACCCGGGAACGAAAAAAGCCCTTATATTCATAGCGACTCCAAAACACTCTATTTTTCATCGGATGGGCATTACGGAGTTGGTGGATACGACATCTATTACTCTAAAATGCTTCCCAATGGGAAATGGTCAGAACCTAAAAATATTGGCTACCCTATCAATACCGAAAACGACGAAATAGGTTTTATTGTCAGCACTAATGGCAAAAAAGCATACTTTTCTTCCAATAAACTCAACGATTCCAAAGGATATGATATTTATTCGTTCGACTTGTACAACGAAGCTCGTCCTACCGAAGTGGTTTTCTATAAAGGTCAGGTAAAAGACGAAGAAGGTAATCCACTCGAAGATGCTAAAGTCGTAATAAAAAATGTTACTGAACAACGAACCAGCGAAGCAATGGTCGATAAATTAACCGGTAAATATGCCGTAGTTATTCCCGTTGAAAAACCGAATGACGATTTTATTTTGATGGTTAAGAAAAAAGACTATGCCTTTACATCCAATTACATAAAAGCCGATGAACTCAAAAGAGATAAACCCGTTGAAGTAAACTTTGAAGTAAAACCCATTGAAGAAGGTAAAACTGTAAAAATTAACAACATATACTTTGCTAGCAATTCAGCAGTTTTCGAAAAATCGAGTTTAGTGGTATTGGACAATTTTCTCGAATTCCTCAACGAAAATCCAACGGTATGCTTTGAAATTCATGGACATACCGACAATGTAGGAGATGATAACAGCAACTTAATTCTTTCCGAAAAAAGAGCCAAAGCCGTTGCCGAATATTTAATCTTAAATGGCTTAGACCCCAAACGCATCACTGCTACAAAAGGCTTTGGCGAGACCAAACCCGTTGCCTCCAACGATACCGAAGCCGGACGTTCACTTAATCGCCGTACAGAATTTATGATTGTCAAAAAATAA
- a CDS encoding AsmA family protein has protein sequence MLKKILKISGISFLIFLILIIVLPFIFKDKILQFVKDEINNNLNAKVDFKDYSIGIFKTFPNLYIELDQLSVVGTNEFEGDTLAYFPEFTASLDLISVFGDQIKIKSIVLNQPLLNLLVLKNGKANWDIAKETTDTTQTEDTTTSHFALALKKVELNEANINYNDESMNMKFVAQNLHFLLKGDLTDERTTLKTETSIDSSYFTFDGISYLKKAVVKIVSEIDADLANFVFTFSKNELSINDFKLLIDGKVAMPKDDIDIDIRYAAEKTDFKTLLSLVPAIYLQDFKEVKTTGNVKFDGKVKGIYNDSLMPGFNLNLQVDNGSFKYPSLPASVNDINIKLSVDNKDGNPDHTIIDLKKFHMNMANNPFDAVLYVSTPISNANLKGTIKGKLDLAQVQNFYPMQGVTMKGIADIDIEYQTNMAQVEAEKYEDIKALGYLKLQNFEYKASDLPYTVAIPDMQTEVSPKYFDLKNLQMQIGQSDINLKGKIENFMAYLFKDQLLKGSFELNSKTLNINQFLSSDEAPTSTPTPADTAALEAPSIPKNIDFAFQATIQQLLYDNLELAQTLGKITMKEGILNLENLKFNTLDGSMAMSAQYAYTDVLPDVKMNLKIDNIDIKQTYNTFTIVKKMVPIAEKCSGKVSMGIDMHLNMSKTMDPMLNTVDAEGTLSTKNITVENSDLGQKIAEFLKNKQYEKFTLDNLNIQFKIEKGNITIEPVKTKMGNIPVEFSGSQNLDQTLHYNMLMNVPKQALGSQANEIIGQWMGLAKQNGVNLKTPDIIPVKGLIGGTLTKPEIKLNLKDMAQNTVETVKEAVTQKINEEVDKAKAEAIRKAQEQADKLYKEADAKATQLVNAAQNAANQITQTAKTTADQVRKEGYDKAAQLEKEAEGKGPIAKKIAKESADKIRKETDKKASDIETKAQQESQNKVNQAKAEADKIRNEAKQKGDKLIEEAKKK, from the coding sequence ATGTTAAAGAAAATCTTAAAAATCAGCGGAATCAGTTTTCTGATTTTTCTTATTTTAATAATAGTATTACCCTTTATATTTAAGGATAAGATTCTTCAGTTTGTAAAAGACGAAATAAACAACAACTTAAATGCAAAAGTAGATTTCAAAGACTACAGCATAGGTATTTTCAAAACATTTCCAAATTTATACATTGAGCTTGATCAACTTTCGGTTGTCGGCACCAACGAGTTTGAAGGCGACACACTGGCATATTTTCCCGAGTTTACCGCCTCGCTCGACCTTATAAGTGTTTTTGGCGATCAAATTAAAATAAAAAGCATAGTGCTTAACCAACCTTTGTTAAATCTGCTTGTACTAAAAAATGGCAAAGCCAACTGGGATATCGCTAAAGAAACAACCGATACAACACAAACCGAAGATACCACCACCTCGCATTTTGCTTTAGCATTAAAAAAGGTTGAGTTAAACGAAGCCAATATCAATTACAACGACGAATCGATGAATATGAAGTTTGTTGCACAAAATCTCCATTTTCTTCTCAAAGGCGATTTAACCGATGAACGCACCACACTTAAAACCGAAACAAGTATAGACTCTTCTTACTTTACTTTCGATGGAATAAGCTACTTAAAAAAAGCAGTTGTAAAAATTGTTTCAGAAATAGATGCCGATCTTGCTAATTTCGTATTTACTTTCTCTAAAAACGAACTGTCGATCAACGATTTTAAACTCTTAATCGATGGTAAAGTTGCCATGCCCAAAGACGATATCGACATCGACATTCGTTATGCTGCCGAAAAGACCGATTTCAAAACCCTATTATCGTTGGTTCCTGCTATTTATTTACAAGATTTCAAAGAAGTAAAAACAACCGGAAATGTTAAATTCGACGGAAAAGTTAAAGGTATATACAACGATAGCCTTATGCCCGGCTTCAACTTAAACTTACAAGTTGACAACGGAAGCTTTAAATATCCAAGCCTTCCTGCTTCGGTAAACGATATTAACATTAAACTCTCGGTTGACAACAAAGATGGCAACCCCGATCACACCATTATTGATTTGAAAAAATTCCATATGAATATGGCAAACAATCCGTTCGATGCAGTTCTCTATGTTTCCACTCCCATATCAAACGCCAACTTAAAAGGAACAATCAAGGGGAAACTCGATTTAGCTCAGGTTCAAAACTTCTACCCCATGCAAGGAGTTACCATGAAAGGAATTGCCGATATAGATATAGAATACCAGACCAATATGGCACAAGTAGAAGCCGAAAAATACGAAGACATTAAAGCACTTGGTTACCTTAAACTCCAAAACTTTGAATACAAAGCAAGCGATTTACCCTATACCGTTGCTATACCCGATATGCAAACAGAAGTATCGCCTAAATATTTCGACTTGAAAAACCTTCAAATGCAAATCGGTCAAAGCGACATAAATTTAAAAGGCAAAATCGAAAACTTTATGGCTTACTTATTCAAAGACCAACTTTTAAAAGGCTCGTTTGAACTCAATTCAAAAACATTAAACATCAATCAGTTTTTAAGTTCAGACGAAGCTCCGACTTCCACTCCCACGCCCGCCGACACTGCCGCATTAGAAGCTCCTTCTATTCCTAAAAACATCGATTTTGCATTTCAAGCCACTATCCAACAATTGCTCTATGATAATTTAGAACTCGCCCAAACACTTGGTAAAATAACCATGAAAGAAGGTATCTTAAACTTAGAAAATCTAAAATTCAACACCTTAGATGGTTCTATGGCTATGTCAGCCCAATATGCTTATACCGATGTTCTTCCCGATGTTAAAATGAATCTAAAGATTGACAACATTGATATTAAACAAACCTACAACACATTTACCATCGTTAAAAAGATGGTTCCCATAGCCGAAAAATGTTCGGGAAAAGTATCTATGGGAATTGATATGCACCTGAATATGAGCAAAACTATGGATCCGATGCTGAACACCGTAGATGCCGAAGGAACATTAAGTACCAAAAACATCACGGTTGAAAACAGCGATTTAGGACAAAAAATAGCTGAATTTTTGAAAAATAAACAATACGAAAAATTCACCTTAGATAACCTAAATATCCAATTCAAGATAGAAAAAGGCAATATTACCATAGAACCTGTAAAAACCAAAATGGGCAATATTCCTGTTGAATTTAGTGGTAGCCAAAACCTCGACCAAACACTTCATTACAATATGCTCATGAACGTTCCCAAACAAGCACTTGGCAGTCAAGCCAACGAAATTATTGGGCAATGGATGGGTTTAGCAAAGCAAAACGGCGTAAATCTGAAAACTCCCGATATAATTCCCGTTAAAGGTCTTATTGGCGGCACCCTAACCAAACCCGAAATAAAACTCAATTTAAAAGACATGGCACAAAATACTGTAGAAACAGTCAAAGAAGCAGTTACACAAAAAATCAACGAAGAAGTAGATAAAGCTAAAGCCGAAGCAATTCGTAAGGCTCAAGAACAAGCCGACAAATTATATAAAGAAGCCGATGCCAAAGCAACTCAGTTAGTTAATGCAGCTCAAAATGCAGCCAATCAAATAACTCAAACAGCTAAAACAACTGCCGATCAAGTTCGCAAAGAAGGCTACGATAAAGCTGCACAATTGGAAAAAGAAGCTGAAGGCAAAGGTCCCATTGCTAAAAAAATAGCCAAAGAATCGGCAGATAAAATACGCAAAGAAACCGACAAAAAAGCTTCGGACATAGAAACCAAAGCACAACAAGAATCGCAAAACAAAGTAAATCAAGCAAAAGCCGAAGCCGACAAAATCAGAAACGAAGCTAAACAAAAAGGCGACAAGCTGATTGAAGAAGCAAAAAAGAAATAA
- the bcp gene encoding thioredoxin-dependent thiol peroxidase produces the protein MILKIGDKAPHFEGIDQNGQTITLEQFKGKKLVLYFYPKDNTPGCTAEACNLRDNYKTFLAQGYAVIGVSADSIKSHLNFAQKYQLPFPLISDPDKKILTAYQAYGEKKMYGKVVMGTIRKTYIIDENGIIQDIIEKVDTKNHSEQILK, from the coding sequence ATGATATTGAAAATTGGCGATAAGGCACCTCATTTCGAGGGTATTGACCAAAATGGACAAACTATAACACTCGAACAATTTAAAGGCAAAAAACTAGTATTGTATTTTTATCCTAAAGATAATACACCGGGATGTACAGCCGAAGCCTGTAACCTTCGCGATAATTACAAAACATTTTTAGCCCAAGGTTATGCAGTTATTGGTGTAAGTGCCGATAGCATAAAATCGCATCTAAATTTTGCTCAGAAATACCAATTACCTTTTCCGCTTATTTCAGATCCCGATAAAAAAATATTAACAGCTTATCAAGCTTATGGCGAAAAGAAAATGTATGGTAAAGTAGTAATGGGTACTATTCGCAAAACATACATTATTGACGAAAATGGTATTATACAAGACATTATTGAAAAAGTAGATACTAAAAATCATTCTGAACAAATATTAAAATAA
- the recA gene encoding recombinase RecA, producing MEKKEKQEKQENLKEKLKALQATLDKIEKDYGKGSIMKLGDESFVAVDVIPTGSIGLDAALGIGGYPKGRVVEIFGPESSGKTTLAIHAIAEAQKLGGIAAYIDAEHAFDRTYAEKLGVDLDNLYISQPDNGEQALEIADSLIRSGAIDIIVIDSVAALTPKAEIEGDMGDSKMGLQARLMSQALRKLTANISKTNTCCIFINQLRDKIGVMFGNPETTTGGNALKFYASVRLDIRKISQLKEGEDATGNRVKVKVVKNKVAPPFKKAEFDIIFGEGISRIGEIIDIGVENNIIKKSGSWFSYNDIKLGQGRDAVKQILTDNTELMNEISAKIKEILTAK from the coding sequence ATGGAAAAAAAAGAAAAGCAAGAAAAACAAGAGAACTTAAAAGAAAAATTAAAAGCGTTACAGGCTACACTCGATAAAATTGAAAAAGATTATGGCAAAGGCTCTATTATGAAATTAGGTGATGAGAGCTTTGTTGCTGTCGATGTAATTCCTACAGGTAGCATTGGACTCGATGCCGCTTTAGGTATAGGTGGATATCCGAAGGGAAGAGTTGTTGAAATTTTTGGACCCGAATCATCTGGGAAAACTACCTTAGCCATTCATGCCATTGCTGAAGCCCAAAAATTGGGTGGCATAGCTGCTTATATTGATGCCGAACATGCTTTTGACCGAACTTATGCCGAAAAATTAGGCGTCGATTTAGATAATCTTTATATATCGCAGCCCGATAATGGTGAACAAGCTCTCGAAATAGCCGATAGCCTTATTCGAAGTGGTGCTATCGATATTATTGTAATAGATTCGGTTGCAGCACTTACACCCAAAGCTGAAATTGAAGGCGATATGGGCGATAGCAAAATGGGACTTCAGGCTCGTTTAATGTCGCAAGCATTGCGTAAATTAACCGCCAATATTAGCAAAACCAATACATGTTGCATTTTTATCAATCAATTACGCGATAAAATTGGCGTTATGTTTGGTAATCCCGAAACTACTACAGGTGGAAATGCTCTTAAATTTTATGCTTCTGTTCGTTTAGATATTCGTAAAATTAGCCAATTAAAAGAAGGCGAAGATGCTACGGGTAACCGTGTAAAAGTAAAAGTTGTTAAAAACAAAGTAGCTCCTCCATTTAAAAAAGCTGAGTTTGATATTATTTTTGGCGAAGGAATATCGCGTATCGGCGAAATAATCGACATCGGTGTTGAAAATAATATCATTAAGAAAAGTGGCTCATGGTTCTCGTATAACGATATTAAACTAGGTCAGGGACGTGATGCGGTTAAGCAGATTTTAACCGACAATACAGAATTAATGAACGAAATATCGGCTAAGATTAAAGAAATACTTACTGCCAAATAG
- a CDS encoding tetratricopeptide repeat protein, whose amino-acid sequence MREIIYFLLINLLVWECTNNGNKSIDKSNKDTLGLIEISQKIRKNPLNAELFNKRAGIYWQLQLTDSAINDANIALRLDSMNDDYALQLAEYYFKSLKINEASAVLQNFLKRKPESLKVLTRIGKYYSYLKDYKKAKEYIDKALTIDPQYADAHFIKGVILTETNQPKEAIKAFMDVIQFNPDDAEAYMMLGLLNQELNDSIALQYYRTVTRMRPNDPQAYYNIGFYYQENKNYTKALETYNYILRNIDKKYSNAFFNQGYIYMMYLKDYGKAMAYFDSVMQLEPNRVEAVYNKGYCYESIHDYTSARSMYIKAKSLVPNYELAVEALNRLDQKK is encoded by the coding sequence ATGAGGGAAATAATTTATTTTCTTTTGATAAATCTATTAGTGTGGGAATGTACAAACAATGGTAATAAGTCTATTGACAAAAGCAATAAAGATACTCTAGGACTTATTGAGATATCACAGAAAATTCGCAAAAACCCTTTAAATGCTGAGTTATTTAACAAGCGAGCAGGTATTTATTGGCAATTACAACTTACCGATAGTGCCATAAACGATGCTAATATTGCATTGCGTTTAGATTCGATGAACGATGATTATGCCTTACAACTTGCTGAATATTATTTTAAGTCACTCAAAATTAACGAAGCAAGTGCTGTATTGCAAAATTTTTTAAAACGTAAGCCCGAAAGTTTAAAAGTACTTACTCGTATAGGTAAATATTATAGTTATTTAAAAGATTATAAAAAAGCTAAAGAATATATTGACAAAGCTTTGACTATTGACCCTCAATATGCCGATGCACATTTTATTAAAGGAGTTATACTTACTGAAACAAACCAGCCCAAAGAAGCTATTAAAGCGTTTATGGATGTTATTCAATTTAACCCCGATGATGCAGAAGCATATATGATGTTAGGCTTGTTAAATCAAGAACTTAACGATTCAATTGCATTGCAATATTACAGAACTGTTACTCGAATGCGTCCTAACGATCCCCAAGCATATTATAACATTGGTTTTTATTATCAAGAAAATAAAAATTATACAAAAGCACTCGAAACATATAATTATATTTTAAGGAACATTGATAAAAAATATTCTAATGCCTTTTTCAATCAAGGTTATATTTACATGATGTACTTAAAAGATTATGGTAAGGCAATGGCATACTTCGATTCTGTTATGCAATTGGAACCCAACAGGGTAGAAGCTGTATATAATAAAGGCTATTGTTATGAGTCGATTCACGATTATACTTCTGCACGTAGTATGTATATTAAAGCAAAATCATTGGTTCCAAATTACGAATTAGCTGTTGAAGCTTTAAATCGATTAGATCAAAAAAAATAA
- a CDS encoding S9 family peptidase, whose amino-acid sequence MKAALFFCSLLLMSWSCNKPQPSEEKSSSTQVNLFDSLANQTINETKVTPELLWKFGRIGEFDISPDGQWVVYSVTRYSIAANKGFTDLFVTNINGGESKHLTTFVGSEMNPRWRPDGKKIGFIATESGSPQMWEINPDGSDAKQISNIADGINSFEYSPKGDKIYYTKDVQIKPTLQEMYPDLPKANVYIANELMYRHWDHWEDGAYSHIFIADRVGDSLTNMVDIMKGEPYDSPLSPYFEANEISWSTDGSMIAYTCKKLSGKEYAISTNSDIYLYNLQTKTTVNLTEGMPGYDKYPVFSHNGKYLAWMSMATPGYESDKMRLFVYNFNTKEKKELTIQFDQNATEYQWSSDDKQIYFISDIRGTKQIYVVNLENSFIKPLTSGMHDITAFKLVANTLVAAKMSHQMATELYKVKTENGALQALTQVNKNIYDKVAMGESREHWVKTVDGKQMLVWLIYPPHFDSTKKYPAILYCQGGPQSMVSQFFSYRWNFQIMAANDYIIVAPNRRGLPGFGQEWNAQISGDYGGLNMQDYLSAIDDAKKLPYVDAEHLGCVGASYGGFSVYWLAGHHQKRFKAFIAHCGMFNLESQYAETEEVFFTNHDLGGPFWDKNNKIAQKSYANSPHRFVQNWDTPIMIISGENDFRIPYTESLQAFNTAQLLNIPSKLLIFPEESHFVLKPQNSILWQREFFAWLDQWLKPKTVQ is encoded by the coding sequence ATGAAAGCAGCATTATTTTTCTGTAGTTTATTATTAATGAGTTGGAGTTGTAACAAGCCTCAACCTTCAGAAGAAAAGTCATCTTCAACACAGGTGAATCTTTTTGATTCGTTGGCAAATCAAACGATCAACGAAACGAAGGTAACCCCAGAATTATTATGGAAATTTGGTCGTATTGGCGAATTTGATATATCGCCCGATGGCCAATGGGTAGTATATTCGGTAACACGCTATTCTATAGCGGCTAATAAAGGTTTTACCGATTTATTCGTTACAAATATAAATGGCGGTGAATCAAAACATCTAACTACTTTTGTCGGCAGTGAAATGAATCCTCGTTGGCGTCCCGATGGCAAAAAAATCGGTTTTATTGCAACTGAAAGCGGAAGCCCTCAAATGTGGGAAATTAACCCAGATGGTAGCGATGCAAAGCAAATATCAAATATTGCCGATGGTATCAATTCATTTGAATATAGCCCTAAAGGAGATAAAATTTACTATACCAAAGACGTCCAAATTAAGCCAACTTTACAAGAAATGTATCCCGACCTACCCAAAGCAAACGTATATATCGCGAATGAATTGATGTATAGGCATTGGGATCATTGGGAGGATGGGGCCTATAGCCACATATTTATTGCAGATAGAGTGGGTGATAGCTTAACCAATATGGTAGATATTATGAAGGGTGAACCATATGATAGCCCATTGTCGCCATATTTTGAAGCAAACGAAATATCGTGGAGTACCGATGGAAGTATGATTGCCTATACTTGTAAAAAACTTTCAGGTAAAGAATATGCAATTTCTACCAATAGTGATATTTATTTGTATAATTTGCAAACTAAAACTACTGTTAATTTGACCGAAGGAATGCCTGGTTATGATAAATATCCGGTTTTTTCACATAATGGTAAGTATTTAGCATGGATGAGCATGGCAACACCAGGTTATGAATCGGATAAAATGCGATTATTTGTTTATAATTTTAATACAAAAGAGAAAAAAGAACTTACTATTCAATTTGACCAGAATGCTACTGAATATCAATGGTCTTCTGACGATAAACAAATTTATTTTATTTCAGATATAAGAGGTACAAAACAAATTTATGTAGTTAATTTAGAAAATAGTTTTATTAAGCCCTTAACCTCGGGCATGCACGATATTACTGCCTTTAAGTTAGTAGCCAATACTTTAGTTGCGGCTAAAATGTCGCATCAAATGGCAACCGAATTATATAAAGTAAAAACCGAAAACGGTGCTTTACAAGCTTTAACTCAAGTAAATAAAAATATTTACGATAAAGTAGCGATGGGTGAATCGCGTGAGCATTGGGTAAAAACAGTAGATGGAAAGCAAATGTTAGTTTGGTTAATTTATCCTCCTCATTTTGATTCTACTAAAAAGTACCCGGCTATTCTTTATTGTCAAGGTGGACCTCAAAGCATGGTAAGCCAATTTTTTAGCTATCGTTGGAATTTTCAAATTATGGCAGCCAACGATTATATTATTGTAGCTCCTAACCGTCGTGGTTTACCAGGGTTTGGACAAGAATGGAATGCACAAATTTCAGGCGATTATGGTGGTTTAAATATGCAGGATTATTTATCGGCTATCGACGATGCTAAAAAATTGCCTTATGTCGATGCTGAACATTTAGGATGTGTAGGTGCTAGTTATGGTGGATTTTCGGTATATTGGTTAGCCGGACATCATCAAAAACGCTTTAAAGCATTTATAGCTCATTGCGGTATGTTTAATCTCGAAAGTCAATATGCAGAAACTGAGGAAGTATTTTTTACTAATCATGATTTAGGTGGACCATTTTGGGACAAAAACAATAAAATAGCTCAAAAATCGTATGCGAATAGTCCACATCGATTTGTACAAAACTGGGATACACCTATTATGATTATTTCAGGCGAAAACGATTTTAGAATTCCTTATACCGAAAGTTTGCAGGCTTTTAATACTGCACAATTACTTAATATACCAAGTAAATTATTAATCTTTCCCGAAGAGTCGCATTTTGTTTTAAAACCACAAAATAGTATTTTGTGGCAACGCGAATTTTTTGCTTGGCTCGACCAATGGCTTAAACCTAAAACGGTTCAATAA